From the genome of Thermocrinis jamiesonii, one region includes:
- a CDS encoding ABC transporter permease, which yields MSLKFAYTVIAIFVFLALFADFVAPYPYDLQNRQAPYHPPTRIHFFKDGRITFPFVHKYELKDPLFKIYEKTELTCKVRIFDKTPYGFKLFSVEEPCRLYIFGTDKLGRDVFSRLVYGARVSMLIGFVGVLTTFILGSVIGGVSGFLGGKVDTTIMRLVEVLLSIPTFYLMLSLRSVFPLNMGSFELFLAIVFILSFVGWAGLARVIRGMVLSLREKDFVYAAKTYGAGTFRILFKHILPNTYYYLIVSATLSFPGFILGESALSLLGLGVQEPVPSWGNMLSEARNIPLISAYPWILTPGVALFMVVFAFNLLGDQLLKR from the coding sequence GTGAGCTTAAAGTTCGCATATACTGTAATTGCTATCTTTGTTTTTTTAGCCCTCTTTGCAGACTTTGTCGCTCCCTATCCTTACGATCTTCAGAATAGACAGGCACCTTATCATCCTCCTACGCGTATTCACTTTTTCAAAGACGGAAGAATTACTTTCCCCTTTGTCCACAAGTATGAGCTAAAAGACCCACTCTTTAAAATATACGAGAAAACCGAGTTAACCTGCAAGGTCAGAATTTTTGATAAGACTCCTTACGGTTTTAAGCTGTTTTCTGTGGAGGAACCTTGCAGGCTTTACATTTTTGGCACGGACAAGCTGGGAAGGGATGTGTTTTCAAGATTGGTGTATGGTGCGCGCGTTTCTATGCTCATAGGTTTTGTGGGTGTTTTGACTACCTTTATCCTTGGCTCTGTTATAGGCGGTGTGTCTGGCTTTTTGGGTGGAAAAGTGGATACTACTATCATGAGACTTGTGGAGGTTCTTCTGTCCATCCCCACCTTTTATCTGATGCTTTCCCTTAGGTCTGTGTTTCCTTTAAACATGGGCAGTTTTGAGCTTTTCTTGGCTATAGTGTTTATTCTTTCCTTTGTGGGGTGGGCAGGACTGGCAAGGGTTATAAGGGGTATGGTGCTTTCACTCAGAGAAAAAGACTTTGTATATGCGGCAAAGACTTATGGGGCAGGAACCTTTCGCATACTTTTTAAACACATCCTCCCCAACACATACTACTATCTTATCGTCTCCGCCACCCTCTCCTTTCCAGGGTTTATACTTGGGGAATCTGCTTTGAGCCTTTTGGGCTTAGGTGTTCAGGAGCCGGTGCCAAGTTGGGGGAATATGCTATCGGAAGCCAGAAACATTCCATTGATAAGTGCCTATCCTTGGATATTAACTCCGGGTGTTGCCCTGTTTATGGTGGTGTTCGCCTTTAATCTGCTCGGAGACCAACTGCTTAAAAGATAA
- a CDS encoding diacylglycerol/polyprenol kinase family protein, with amino-acid sequence MGISLEFRRKLFHILGGLLWLVPLFYLQKGLLLIFSLFILALNLVFVLRLAEDKIKPIYKLIYLFEREKNLERPTIQGLWFNLGVFLSFLLFTKECATVGIVLTAVGDGFAGLIGYHFGRIRIGEKSLEGFFAFFVSSSLALWPFVGAFALLIAFVGAVVEILPKNIDDNFLLPLVGSALACII; translated from the coding sequence ATGGGAATAAGCTTAGAGTTCAGAAGAAAATTATTCCACATATTAGGTGGCTTGCTCTGGCTTGTTCCACTTTTCTACCTTCAAAAGGGCTTGCTTTTGATTTTTTCCCTTTTTATCCTTGCCTTAAACCTCGTCTTTGTCTTAAGACTTGCGGAAGACAAAATTAAACCTATTTACAAGCTTATTTATCTTTTTGAGAGGGAAAAAAACCTTGAAAGACCAACAATCCAAGGCCTTTGGTTTAACTTGGGAGTTTTCTTAAGCTTTTTGCTTTTTACAAAAGAGTGCGCTACAGTTGGTATAGTGCTGACTGCGGTAGGAGACGGCTTTGCGGGACTGATAGGTTATCACTTTGGAAGGATAAGGATAGGTGAGAAAAGCTTGGAAGGATTTTTTGCTTTCTTTGTCTCTTCAAGCCTTGCTCTTTGGCCCTTTGTTGGAGCTTTTGCTTTACTTATAGCTTTCGTGGGTGCAGTGGTGGAGATTTTACCAAAGAATATAGACGATAACTTTTTACTTCCCTTAGTAGGAAGCGCTTTGGCATGTATAATTTAA
- a CDS encoding phosphoribosylanthranilate isomerase, translating into MSLVKVKFCGITREEDLRKAVELGVDYVGFIMYPKSPRWVGWEKLKHFLSLSEGVKKVVVFVNPSYQEVEQALSMGADFVQLHGEESFEFAKAIGLDKVIKALRVKDSIFVDDVWKKAHAILLDTYSEKAYGGTGESFDWKIAKSVVDAGFRVFLSGGLNPENVSYAIRLVKPYAVDVSSGIESSPGIKDQRKMEAFIHAVKNALKD; encoded by the coding sequence ATGAGCTTAGTTAAAGTAAAATTCTGCGGTATTACAAGGGAAGAGGACCTAAGAAAAGCCGTGGAACTTGGCGTTGATTATGTGGGCTTTATCATGTATCCAAAGAGTCCCCGCTGGGTAGGTTGGGAAAAACTGAAGCATTTTTTAAGTCTTTCGGAGGGAGTTAAAAAAGTTGTAGTTTTTGTAAATCCATCTTACCAAGAAGTGGAACAAGCCTTAAGCATGGGTGCGGATTTTGTTCAACTTCACGGAGAGGAAAGTTTTGAATTTGCTAAGGCTATAGGCTTAGATAAGGTTATAAAAGCCCTTAGAGTTAAGGACAGCATTTTTGTAGATGACGTTTGGAAAAAAGCGCATGCCATACTTTTGGATACTTACTCAGAAAAGGCTTACGGTGGCACCGGAGAGAGCTTTGATTGGAAAATAGCCAAGTCTGTGGTGGATGCTGGCTTTAGAGTTTTTTTGTCTGGTGGGCTAAACCCGGAGAACGTATCCTATGCCATAAGGCTTGTGAAACCTTATGCGGTGGATGTGTCCTCTGGAATAGAGTCCTCTCCAGGCATAAAAGATCAAAGAAAGATGGAGGCATTTATCCATGCAGTTAAAAACGCACTTAAAGATTGA
- the feoB gene encoding ferrous iron transport protein B, with the protein MKRISVALVGNPNVGKTSLLNHIAGTTLKIGNWAGTTVEKKEGKAYYGDYEIHLVDLPGIYTLEPFSEAEQLARDFILNQKPDVVVNVIETPNMERDLFLTLELLEMEIPMVIALNMWDEAKKLGIEVDTSKMEELLGVRIVKTNGRTGEGKDELLRRIVETYESKIKPIEVKYSPDLEKLLLSVQGKTKSERIRKALISYGEEFERLLKNERFAFIHGLYYHTVKKTKHNVFELTDSLDKVLLHPVLGVLIFLFIMFMTFKIAFDFSAPWMDWLDGLMNGFFSPLIKHLLGESILSRFLSEAVVGGVGFVLTFLPLIASIIFILSLLEFSGYLPRVAFLMDSFMHRLGLHGASFIPLLLGFGCNVPAIIATRALESKRDKLLVMAMIPFVSCPARLVVFSFFATLFFPNPAFVIFFLYVLGLVFAFLTSFVLQKVIYKNPLRHMILELPPYRLPVFKLVFRITWAHVKQFIYRAGTLIFGVSVVLWVLLNLPPGVSNPKDSFAGYVGRVLVPVFKPMGLEDWQITTSLIPAFLAREIVLSSMATIYAVEQKEERKEFEIKQALIEQTMAFGKAFKDSLFNTISPLPKAFELEEEHSALRETVKNSLSPAQAFSFMLFILLYTSCLGTVAVLQKEAGTKFAIAFLAYSFVLAWLVGVIAYKLWNLF; encoded by the coding sequence ATGAAGAGAATAAGCGTAGCCCTTGTGGGTAATCCTAACGTAGGTAAGACAAGTCTTTTAAACCACATTGCTGGCACCACCTTAAAGATAGGAAATTGGGCTGGGACTACTGTTGAAAAGAAGGAAGGAAAGGCATACTACGGAGATTATGAAATACACCTTGTAGATTTGCCAGGGATTTATACTTTGGAGCCCTTTTCCGAAGCGGAGCAGTTGGCAAGAGACTTCATTCTAAATCAAAAACCGGACGTGGTGGTGAACGTAATAGAAACCCCCAACATGGAAAGGGACCTTTTTCTAACCTTGGAACTTTTGGAAATGGAGATTCCCATGGTCATAGCCTTAAACATGTGGGACGAAGCAAAAAAGCTTGGGATAGAGGTAGATACATCCAAGATGGAAGAGCTTTTGGGAGTTAGGATAGTAAAAACCAATGGTAGGACTGGGGAGGGTAAGGACGAACTTCTTAGAAGGATCGTGGAAACCTATGAAAGCAAAATCAAACCAATTGAAGTTAAGTATTCACCAGACTTGGAAAAACTTCTCTTAAGCGTGCAAGGAAAGACAAAATCCGAAAGGATAAGAAAAGCGCTAATCTCTTACGGCGAAGAGTTTGAAAGACTTCTAAAAAACGAAAGGTTTGCATTTATTCACGGTTTGTATTACCACACGGTAAAAAAGACAAAGCATAACGTTTTTGAGCTCACAGATAGTTTGGATAAAGTGCTTCTTCATCCAGTGCTTGGTGTTTTGATCTTTCTTTTTATTATGTTTATGACCTTTAAAATCGCTTTTGATTTTTCTGCTCCATGGATGGACTGGTTGGACGGTTTGATGAACGGTTTCTTTTCTCCATTAATTAAACATCTTCTTGGTGAATCTATCCTTTCAAGGTTTTTGTCTGAGGCTGTGGTTGGTGGGGTGGGCTTTGTTCTAACCTTTTTACCCCTGATTGCCAGCATTATCTTTATACTTTCCCTGCTTGAGTTTTCTGGGTATCTTCCAAGAGTTGCCTTTTTGATGGACAGCTTTATGCACCGCCTTGGCTTGCACGGCGCAAGCTTTATACCCCTTCTTTTAGGTTTTGGTTGCAACGTGCCTGCCATCATTGCTACAAGGGCTTTGGAAAGTAAAAGGGACAAACTTTTGGTCATGGCTATGATACCTTTTGTGAGCTGTCCCGCAAGACTCGTGGTCTTCTCCTTCTTTGCCACGCTGTTTTTCCCAAACCCAGCCTTTGTTATCTTCTTCCTTTACGTCCTTGGTTTGGTTTTTGCCTTTTTAACTTCCTTTGTTCTTCAGAAGGTCATTTATAAAAATCCACTCAGACATATGATACTTGAACTCCCGCCTTACAGACTACCTGTTTTTAAACTGGTTTTTAGAATAACCTGGGCTCACGTAAAGCAGTTTATATACAGGGCAGGAACGCTTATATTTGGAGTCTCTGTGGTCCTTTGGGTTCTACTAAACTTGCCTCCGGGAGTTAGCAATCCAAAGGACAGCTTTGCAGGTTATGTGGGAAGAGTCTTAGTGCCAGTGTTTAAACCTATGGGCTTGGAGGATTGGCAGATTACCACATCTTTAATACCAGCCTTCTTGGCAAGGGAGATAGTTTTAAGTTCTATGGCAACCATCTATGCGGTGGAGCAGAAGGAGGAAAGGAAAGAGTTTGAAATAAAACAAGCCCTGATTGAACAGACAATGGCTTTTGGAAAAGCCTTCAAGGATTCTCTTTTTAACACTATCAGCCCATTACCAAAAGCCTTTGAGTTAGAGGAAGAGCATTCTGCCTTAAGGGAAACGGTAAAAAACTCCTTAAGCCCAGCTCAGGCCTTTTCCTTTATGCTGTTTATCCTTCTTTACACCTCTTGCCTTGGCACAGTAGCTGTGCTTCAGAAAGAAGCTGGCACAAAGTTTGCTATTGCATTTTTAGCCTACAGCTTTGTGTTAGCTTGGTTGGTTGGTGTGATCGCTTATAAGTTATGGAACTTGTTTTAA
- a CDS encoding PaaI family thioesterase encodes MQLKTHLKIDQNLSGKPVELKEGYAVVVLETKENMVADEKGLIHGGFIFSLADYCAMLAVNEPTVVLASAKVDFRKPVVLGDVLKAEGRVVKSEGKKRWVEVKVFRNLDLVFEGEFLCVIPEKHVLSLNQ; translated from the coding sequence ATGCAGTTAAAAACGCACTTAAAGATTGATCAAAATCTAAGCGGTAAGCCGGTGGAACTAAAAGAAGGTTATGCAGTGGTAGTCCTTGAAACAAAGGAAAATATGGTAGCAGATGAGAAAGGACTCATACATGGTGGTTTCATCTTTAGCCTTGCAGATTACTGCGCTATGCTGGCTGTAAATGAGCCTACAGTTGTGTTAGCATCCGCAAAGGTGGATTTCAGAAAACCTGTAGTTTTAGGAGATGTGCTCAAGGCTGAAGGAAGGGTTGTAAAATCAGAAGGAAAAAAGAGGTGGGTTGAAGTAAAAGTCTTCAGAAACCTGGACTTAGTCTTTGAAGGAGAATTCCTATGCGTTATTCCAGAAAAACACGTGCTGAGCTTGAACCAATAA
- a CDS encoding complex I NDUFA9 subunit family protein: MERIAITGATGFLGRYIVKELLSKGFKVYALVRNAGKLKSFFSDKVVGVEVDFYKKDSIKKALEEIKPNVLIHLIGILAEDRRKNVTFYNTHYLISKNLYEVCKDQGINRVIHMSALGTHKDAPSEYHKTKYMAEEFLRSSGLKYTIFRPSIILGPEQRLFFDMWKITKFLPVVALPGGGSYLFQPVDVRDVACAFVNSLEKEESVGKVYELCGKERVSFKALLEDIFSYWNRKVLLIPMPKVVMYFAGKVVENLLSPPPFSSDQMLMMWRDNVCGLDKDVETEGVKKICGREPIPYRESLSWSLENFRYNL, encoded by the coding sequence ATGGAAAGGATAGCCATAACAGGAGCTACGGGTTTTTTGGGAAGGTATATAGTCAAAGAGTTATTAAGCAAAGGATTTAAAGTTTATGCTTTGGTAAGAAACGCAGGAAAGTTAAAAAGTTTCTTTTCCGATAAAGTGGTTGGTGTGGAGGTAGATTTTTATAAAAAGGACAGCATAAAAAAGGCCCTTGAGGAGATAAAGCCCAACGTACTCATACACCTTATAGGTATTCTCGCAGAGGACAGGCGCAAAAACGTAACTTTTTACAACACACATTACTTGATTTCAAAAAACTTATACGAAGTTTGTAAAGATCAGGGAATAAACAGAGTTATTCATATGAGTGCCCTTGGGACGCACAAAGACGCACCTTCTGAGTATCACAAAACCAAGTATATGGCTGAAGAGTTTTTAAGGTCTTCTGGACTTAAATACACCATCTTCAGACCTTCCATAATTTTAGGTCCAGAACAAAGGCTTTTTTTTGATATGTGGAAGATCACCAAGTTTTTACCGGTGGTTGCCCTTCCAGGTGGTGGCAGTTACCTTTTTCAACCTGTGGATGTAAGGGATGTAGCCTGCGCCTTTGTGAATAGTTTGGAAAAAGAAGAGTCTGTGGGTAAGGTGTATGAACTCTGTGGAAAAGAAAGAGTTAGCTTTAAAGCGCTTTTGGAGGACATATTCTCTTACTGGAACAGGAAAGTTTTACTAATTCCTATGCCAAAGGTAGTTATGTATTTTGCTGGGAAGGTAGTAGAAAATCTTTTGAGCCCACCGCCCTTTAGTTCAGACCAAATGCTTATGATGTGGAGAGACAATGTATGTGGATTAGACAAAGATGTGGAAACAGAAGGAGTAAAAAAAATCTGTGGTAGAGAACCTATACCATACAGAGAAAGCCTAAGCTGGAGTTTAGAAAATTTTAGGTATAATTTATAG
- a CDS encoding FeoA family protein, giving the protein MLEKVEVGKKVKVLELEGNDESIKKLEAMGIREGKVLEVVQKLGRSIVVKLDHSKVAISKSLAKRIKVQ; this is encoded by the coding sequence ATGTTAGAAAAGGTGGAAGTGGGTAAAAAAGTTAAGGTCTTAGAACTTGAGGGTAACGATGAGAGTATTAAAAAACTTGAGGCTATGGGCATAAGGGAGGGGAAGGTCTTAGAGGTTGTTCAAAAGCTTGGAAGGAGTATTGTGGTTAAGCTTGACCACTCCAAGGTAGCCATAAGTAAAAGCTTAGCAAAGAGAATAAAGGTTCAATGA
- the ahcY gene encoding adenosylhomocysteinase, translated as MEYHVKDLSLAEEGKNRIEWAERDMPVLRSIRERFSKDKPLRGLKISACLHVTTETANLMLTLKEGGAEVFLTASNPLSTQDDVAAALVKYYQIPVFAIKGEDTETYYSHLRAVIEKGPDIVIDDGADLISTLHKEYPELSKKVLGGMEETTTGVIRLRAMAQKGVLNFPIIAVNDAYTKHMFDNRYGTGQSTIDGILRATNRLLAGSYFVVAGYGWCGKGVAQRARGMGATVIVTEVDPIKALEAKMDGFLVMPMLEAAKLGDFFVTVTGNTSVIRKEHFEVMKDGAIVSNAGHFDVEIDKKALEELSVSKREVRRFVEEYTLRDGRRIYLLAQGRLVNLASAEGHPASVMDMSFANQALSAEYIAKNHQHLEKKVYKVPDEIDRMVAHLKLKSMGVEIDQLTQEQINYLSSWELGT; from the coding sequence ATGGAGTATCACGTAAAAGACCTGAGCTTGGCGGAGGAAGGGAAAAACCGTATAGAGTGGGCAGAAAGGGATATGCCCGTTTTGAGAAGCATAAGGGAAAGGTTTTCAAAAGACAAGCCTCTAAGGGGGCTTAAAATCTCCGCTTGCTTGCACGTAACCACAGAAACTGCAAACCTCATGCTTACCTTAAAAGAAGGCGGGGCAGAGGTTTTCTTAACTGCGTCCAATCCACTTTCCACTCAAGATGATGTAGCTGCAGCATTGGTTAAGTATTATCAAATTCCAGTTTTTGCTATAAAAGGAGAAGACACAGAAACCTATTACTCACACCTAAGGGCTGTTATAGAAAAGGGTCCAGATATTGTCATAGACGATGGGGCAGACCTTATATCCACCTTGCACAAAGAGTATCCAGAGCTTTCAAAGAAGGTTTTGGGTGGTATGGAAGAGACCACCACAGGGGTTATAAGGCTTAGGGCTATGGCACAGAAGGGAGTTCTAAACTTCCCCATCATAGCGGTAAATGACGCATACACAAAGCATATGTTTGATAACAGATACGGCACTGGTCAATCTACCATAGACGGCATACTTAGGGCTACCAACAGATTGTTGGCGGGCTCCTATTTTGTGGTGGCAGGATACGGATGGTGTGGAAAAGGTGTAGCCCAAAGGGCAAGGGGAATGGGAGCAACAGTAATCGTAACAGAGGTGGATCCTATAAAAGCCCTTGAGGCAAAGATGGACGGCTTTTTGGTAATGCCGATGCTTGAAGCTGCAAAGCTTGGGGACTTTTTCGTTACCGTTACAGGAAACACCTCTGTTATAAGAAAGGAGCACTTTGAAGTTATGAAAGACGGTGCCATCGTATCCAACGCAGGACACTTTGACGTGGAAATAGACAAAAAAGCTTTAGAAGAACTTTCGGTTTCTAAAAGGGAAGTCAGAAGGTTTGTGGAAGAATACACCCTACGGGACGGAAGGAGGATCTACCTTTTGGCTCAAGGAAGGCTTGTAAATCTTGCTTCTGCAGAGGGACATCCCGCATCTGTTATGGACATGTCCTTTGCCAATCAAGCCCTTTCCGCAGAATACATAGCAAAAAATCATCAGCATTTAGAAAAGAAAGTCTATAAAGTTCCTGATGAGATAGACAGAATGGTGGCACATCTAAAGCTCAAAAGCATGGGTGTGGAAATAGACCAACTAACCCAAGAGCAGATAAATTACCTTTCATCTTGGGAACTTGGCACCTAA
- the guaA gene encoding glutamine-hydrolyzing GMP synthase, protein MRRKAVLILNFGSQYVQLIARRVRELGIYSQIVPFYLSLEKIMENEPYALILSGGPASVYTQGAPLPDERIYTLGIPILGICYGLQAITHQLGGTVERAQKQEYGRARLEVLKEDPLFEGLPKNFDVWMSHADKVSKLPRDFEILAKSENSPYAVIKHKLKPIYGVQFHPEVSHTQYGKEILANFLFKVAKAEKNWKMENFLEEKVKEVREQVGNKKVICALSGGVDSTVAFVLTYRAVGNNLLGVFVDHGLLRKGEAQEVEKHFKQMGLPFKRVNASKLFLERLKGVEDPEEKRRIVGHTFVEVFEKEAKEFGAQVLLQGTLYPDVVESAGIEGAQVIKTHHNVGGLPERMALELLEPLRELFKDEVRELGKLLGVPKEILERHPFPGPGLAIRILGEVKEEDLEILREADAIFIEELKKAGLYNKVWQAFAVLLPVKSVGVMGDVRTYERVVGLRAVDSTDGMTADWSKLPYDFLDRVMRRIINEVKGINRVVYDISSKPPATIEWE, encoded by the coding sequence ATGAGACGAAAGGCTGTCCTTATACTTAACTTTGGTTCCCAATATGTGCAACTTATTGCCAGAAGGGTCAGAGAGCTGGGAATTTACAGTCAAATAGTGCCTTTCTATCTAAGCTTAGAAAAGATTATGGAAAATGAGCCTTACGCTTTGATACTCTCTGGTGGTCCCGCAAGTGTCTATACGCAAGGCGCACCCTTGCCAGACGAGAGGATCTACACCTTAGGTATTCCCATTCTTGGTATATGCTACGGACTTCAGGCTATAACTCATCAGCTTGGTGGAACCGTAGAAAGAGCCCAAAAACAAGAGTATGGAAGAGCAAGGCTTGAGGTTTTAAAAGAGGATCCGCTTTTTGAAGGTCTTCCTAAGAATTTTGACGTTTGGATGAGTCACGCAGATAAGGTTTCTAAGCTTCCTCGGGACTTTGAGATTCTCGCAAAGTCAGAAAATTCACCCTATGCGGTGATAAAACATAAGCTTAAACCCATATATGGAGTTCAGTTCCATCCAGAAGTCTCCCACACGCAGTATGGAAAGGAGATCTTGGCTAACTTTCTATTCAAGGTCGCAAAAGCGGAGAAAAATTGGAAGATGGAAAACTTTTTGGAAGAGAAGGTCAAAGAAGTAAGGGAACAGGTGGGAAATAAAAAGGTCATATGCGCTCTTTCTGGCGGTGTAGATTCTACTGTCGCTTTTGTGCTAACCTACAGGGCTGTAGGTAATAATCTTTTGGGTGTTTTTGTAGATCATGGGCTTTTGAGAAAGGGAGAAGCACAGGAGGTGGAAAAACACTTTAAGCAGATGGGCCTTCCCTTTAAAAGGGTAAATGCAAGCAAGTTGTTTTTGGAAAGGCTAAAGGGTGTGGAAGACCCAGAGGAAAAGAGAAGGATCGTAGGACACACCTTTGTGGAGGTATTTGAAAAGGAAGCTAAAGAATTTGGCGCTCAGGTTTTACTTCAAGGCACACTTTATCCGGATGTGGTAGAAAGTGCAGGTATAGAAGGGGCACAGGTTATAAAGACTCACCATAATGTGGGTGGATTGCCAGAAAGGATGGCATTAGAACTTCTTGAACCGCTAAGGGAACTTTTCAAAGACGAGGTCAGAGAATTAGGAAAGCTTTTGGGAGTGCCAAAGGAGATCCTTGAAAGGCATCCCTTCCCCGGCCCAGGACTTGCAATAAGAATACTGGGAGAAGTGAAAGAAGAGGACCTTGAGATCCTAAGAGAAGCGGACGCAATCTTTATAGAAGAGCTGAAAAAGGCAGGCTTATACAACAAAGTTTGGCAAGCCTTTGCGGTTTTACTTCCAGTAAAGAGCGTAGGAGTTATGGGAGATGTAAGGACTTACGAAAGGGTTGTTGGTTTGAGAGCGGTAGATAGCACAGATGGGATGACCGCGGACTGGTCCAAATTGCCCTATGACTTTTTAGACCGTGTAATGCGCAGGATAATCAACGAGGTTAAGGGAATAAACAGAGTAGTTTATGACATCTCTTCAAAACCACCAGCTACCATAGAATGGGAATAA